A single genomic interval of Candidatus Eisenbacteria bacterium harbors:
- the nikR gene encoding nickel-responsive transcriptional regulator NikR gives MKKKSLSRFSVSMAGDLVRQLDAMSKAKGYANRSQAIADMVRAHLVEHHSQIGSHEITGTVTVVYDHHKRNIQALLTDIQHDHQNLIIATLHVHLDHHNCMEVLAVRGRAHEVKHVADKLIAAKGVTHGKLTVTTTGKAVSHAHT, from the coding sequence ATGAAAAAGAAATCCTTATCCAGATTTAGCGTTTCTATGGCCGGCGATCTTGTGCGACAACTCGACGCCATGTCGAAAGCAAAGGGCTACGCCAACCGGTCTCAGGCCATTGCCGACATGGTGCGCGCGCACCTTGTCGAACATCACAGCCAGATCGGAAGTCACGAAATAACGGGGACGGTAACGGTTGTCTACGACCATCATAAGCGAAATATCCAGGCGCTCCTGACTGACATTCAACACGATCACCAGAACTTGATAATCGCCACCTTGCACGTGCACCTGGATCATCACAACTGCATGGAAGTTCTCGCTGTCCGCGGACGGGCCCATGAGGTCAAGCACGTCGCCGACAAGCTGATCGCTGCGAAAGGTGTGACGCACGGAAAGCTGACAGTAACGACGACAGGAAAAGCAGTGTCACATGCACATACCTGA
- the cbiQ gene encoding cobalt ECF transporter T component CbiQ — protein MRQHLLSPYQHGQSPIHRLPATLKLIVSIIFVLGIVLLPRGAWLAYAIPGLALLLIAALCRVRPRHLATRLLWLEPFAVGAALLSLLQPNGTLVFLTMLSKSTLCLFCMVLLSSTTRFSEILSVLWRFRVPALFVTTLALTYRYLFLLVDEMQLMLRARRSRSFSRGRLQMWRAMATTIAQLFVRTSEHAERIYAAMCARGWRT, from the coding sequence ATGCGCCAACATCTTCTTAGCCCATATCAGCATGGCCAAAGCCCAATCCATCGCCTGCCTGCAACTCTGAAGCTCATAGTATCGATCATCTTTGTGCTTGGGATAGTTCTGCTCCCCCGTGGAGCTTGGTTGGCATACGCAATTCCAGGCCTTGCACTCTTACTGATAGCCGCGCTGTGCCGGGTACGCCCCCGGCACCTGGCAACAAGGCTTCTCTGGCTGGAGCCATTTGCCGTGGGCGCGGCGCTTCTCTCGCTTCTGCAGCCAAACGGGACGCTGGTCTTCCTGACCATGCTGTCCAAGAGTACGCTCTGCCTCTTCTGCATGGTTCTGCTCTCAAGCACAACGCGGTTTTCGGAAATTCTCTCCGTGTTGTGGCGTTTCCGCGTGCCGGCTCTGTTCGTCACCACGCTTGCACTTACCTACCGCTATCTTTTTCTCCTCGTGGATGAGATGCAGCTGATGCTTCGTGCGCGCCGCAGCCGCAGCTTCTCGCGCGGCCGTCTTCAAATGTGGCGAGCGATGGCCACAACCATTGCCCAGCTTTTTGTGCGTACTTCTGAACACGCCGAGCGCATCTATGCCGCCATGTGCGCACGGGGATGGAGAACATGA
- a CDS encoding NAD/NADP octopine/nopaline dehydrogenase family protein: MTNPNDERLHALLRKTRDKELELKYCVVGAGHGGMAMAAHLAIMGYSVNLYNRTSEHLNGVRWHGGIALGGEASGFGRINLATADIAEAISGVDVIMVVTPTTAHRPLAKKMAPHLIDGQIIVLNPGRTGGALEFRKVLDDNKATASVFLAETQTFIYASRALSRSEAFIYRIKNKVPLATLPAYWIPDVLAVINQAFPQFVAGNNVLCTSMENIGAIFHPALTLVNAGWIEATQGNFDYYTQGITPSVAKLLEKIDQERTAVASSLGIGTVSAREWLYLSYDSSGRDLFEAIQNTKSYRGIKAPQNIFHRYVFEDVPMSLVPLASIGAMFGVHTPTIHMIIELASIMHGRDYWSEGRTVEKLGLAGRSVQEIRQMVVGVER, encoded by the coding sequence ATGACGAACCCGAACGATGAACGGCTCCACGCGCTTCTTCGGAAAACCCGCGACAAGGAATTGGAACTCAAGTATTGCGTTGTCGGTGCCGGTCACGGCGGAATGGCCATGGCGGCTCACCTGGCAATCATGGGATATTCGGTGAACCTCTACAACCGGACAAGCGAACACCTGAATGGGGTGCGCTGGCATGGCGGCATTGCGTTGGGTGGGGAGGCCAGCGGTTTTGGCCGCATAAACCTTGCGACTGCAGACATTGCGGAAGCGATTTCCGGCGTTGACGTGATCATGGTAGTCACCCCGACGACGGCGCACCGTCCGTTGGCAAAGAAAATGGCTCCGCATCTGATCGACGGTCAGATTATCGTTCTGAACCCGGGCCGCACCGGCGGCGCGCTGGAATTCCGCAAAGTCCTTGACGACAACAAGGCCACTGCGAGTGTGTTTCTTGCCGAGACACAGACATTCATATATGCATCGAGAGCGCTCTCGCGATCCGAAGCGTTTATCTACCGGATAAAAAACAAGGTACCGCTCGCGACATTGCCGGCGTATTGGATACCAGATGTTCTGGCGGTGATCAATCAGGCATTTCCTCAATTTGTTGCAGGAAACAATGTGTTGTGCACAAGCATGGAGAACATTGGCGCGATTTTCCACCCTGCTCTGACTCTCGTTAACGCTGGCTGGATAGAGGCAACCCAGGGGAACTTTGACTACTACACGCAGGGTATAACGCCATCGGTCGCGAAACTCCTTGAGAAGATAGACCAGGAGCGGACCGCGGTGGCCAGCAGCCTTGGCATCGGGACCGTTTCGGCCAGAGAATGGCTGTACTTGTCATACGATTCCTCCGGCCGGGATCTTTTCGAAGCAATCCAGAACACAAAGAGCTACCGCGGGATAAAGGCGCCGCAAAACATTTTTCACAGGTACGTCTTTGAAGACGTGCCCATGAGTTTGGTTCCGCTTGCATCTATCGGCGCAATGTTCGGAGTTCACACTCCGACGATTCACATGATTATCGAGCTCGCCTCAATCATGCATGGCCGCGACTATTGGTCCGAGGGCCGGACTGTGGAAAAACTCGGCCTGGCAGGACGTTCGGTCCAGGAAATCCGCCAGATGGTCGTCGGGGTGGAGCGGTGA
- a CDS encoding energy-coupling factor ABC transporter permease, whose amino-acid sequence MHIPDGFIDAKTALASSAIAAAGLGIALARVRRAVPPQRIPLIGLASAFVFAAQMLNFPVAGGTSGHLIGAVLAAVLLGPSAAILVISSVLFLQCFMFADGGVTVLGANIFNMGIVAPGLGYAIYVLVRRAAGSGLRVRLLGTAFAAWCSIVAASIACAAELALSGTVAWRVAFPAMVNIHMVIGIGETLITTLVVAGVCRVRPELLMEDRQPNLRTNYAELVAYGLLISLGLVIFVSPFASKWPDGLEKVAELFGFEHRAATRPVVASPFPDYTMPGENSAVLSTLVVGCVGTVAAFVFAYLLARFLTPRSRPDDGRQSGGDADHAPTSS is encoded by the coding sequence ATGCACATACCTGACGGATTCATTGACGCAAAGACAGCTCTGGCTTCGAGTGCAATAGCGGCCGCCGGGCTTGGCATTGCCCTGGCCCGTGTCCGGCGTGCGGTCCCGCCTCAGCGCATCCCGCTCATCGGTCTGGCCTCGGCTTTCGTGTTCGCAGCGCAGATGTTGAACTTTCCGGTCGCAGGCGGGACATCCGGTCACCTGATCGGCGCCGTCCTGGCCGCCGTGCTGCTGGGTCCAAGCGCAGCCATACTGGTCATTAGCTCAGTTCTGTTCCTCCAATGCTTCATGTTTGCCGATGGAGGCGTAACTGTGCTTGGAGCGAATATTTTCAACATGGGGATTGTTGCGCCCGGTTTGGGCTATGCGATCTATGTTCTTGTTCGCCGCGCCGCCGGAAGTGGACTTCGCGTCCGTCTTCTTGGTACTGCATTTGCGGCCTGGTGTTCCATTGTAGCAGCATCAATCGCGTGCGCCGCGGAGCTGGCGCTGTCGGGCACAGTCGCCTGGCGGGTCGCCTTCCCCGCAATGGTCAACATTCACATGGTGATCGGCATCGGGGAAACATTGATAACGACTCTTGTTGTCGCTGGGGTCTGCCGCGTGCGGCCTGAGTTGCTGATGGAGGACCGCCAGCCCAATCTGCGGACCAACTATGCGGAGCTGGTCGCGTATGGATTGCTGATATCACTGGGATTGGTCATCTTCGTGAGCCCGTTTGCCTCCAAATGGCCGGACGGTCTTGAGAAAGTCGCGGAGCTGTTTGGTTTTGAGCACAGGGCGGCGACAAGACCGGTTGTGGCGTCCCCGTTTCCAGACTACACGATGCCGGGCGAGAACTCCGCCGTGTTGTCAACGTTAGTAGTTGGATGCGTCGGCACTGTGGCCGCTTTCGTTTTCGCCTACTTGCTGGCGCGCTTCCTGACGCCGCGGAGTAGACCGGACGACGGGCGTCAATCTGGAGGCGATGCCGATCATGCGCCAACATCTTCTTAG